In Plasmodium gaboni strain SY75 chromosome 14, whole genome shotgun sequence, one genomic interval encodes:
- a CDS encoding putative GTP-binding protein: MFNILYKNILHKNKYLVNIKLLHKKINSIPFTTNVHNHLNVEEDYFYVNPLRKLNCIGCGEFLQTTNEKKSGYVPYSVYEKYTNGRLKFYTKVKGEEVDTIPDGVKVDINNFSNYKIKTRIILCKRCYRLQHYKSTDLNCEVDTNRIENIIKCRKMLQQDIKQKNHKNKNIKNKDKENLHTCDDNAPNILKTEHKNKTKNEKHINIIDRLFNKNIPLSNKLYIVKKMIKLCDKRGKMEISKTDIMQNKKSTINLNNDSNINIDNINDNNNDSNINIDNINDNINDSNNSFDKEQKHDSHNNLVEVTNMSAQKNHEKVESHNNEIDNECLYQDNSYNIDKRSINIYEKKDVMKKRNDKKRLDVEKMELSTSKYIEGDRNHIMNNLIKKMKRKSLVLYIIDITNIENTILPELYIGCKNKDLNIIWLVNKVDCLPKSTNLDMIKIWFRNLVRQIKNSHINDLIFISALKFYNYDMLEERMKYYVDIDKGTDIYIVGCVNVGKSTFVNSFLKYINYKHIGDIYNKRKKGGVTTSNIPYTTLNYNVFKLKKNINIIDTIGIPTKYQYSSILYKDIDLNGICINKKIQPFTYKLKQDSSIILGSMCYINFIYGTFSLLTFYLSNKVTVHMCRTEKVESFLEKKKCSFLYPPHINSDFDLLKPFVKHTIKIYGKDFESVDDIVISDLGWFSITGSGTKIFEIYVPKNIKIYRRPSMITDAIKHTQIDVFKFKSYRGRTAKVLKKKKKLIQQLDKLYPHRREHIKNETLQKEQEQIKNLANFNDTSTSIISKQEDLQNILHQL, from the coding sequence ATGTTCAACATactatataaaaacattctacataaaaataaatatctagttaatataaaacttctacataaaaaaatcaaTTCCATTCCTTTCACTACAAATGTGCACAATCATTTAAATGTAGAAGAagattatttttatgttaatCCATTGAGAAAACTTAATTGTATTGGATGTGGAGAATTTCTACAAACAacaaatgaaaagaaaagcGGATATGTTCCTTATTCAgtttatgaaaaatatactAATGGAAgattaaaattttatacTAAAGTTAAAGGAGAAGAAGTTGATACTATTCCTGATGGTGTTAAGgttgatataaataatttttcaaattataaaataaaaacaagaattattttatgtaaaaGATGTTATAGATTACAACATTATAAAAGTACCGATCTTAATTGTGAAGTAGATACAAATAgaatagaaaatattattaagtGTAGAAAAATGTTACAACAAGATATTAAACAAAAgaatcataaaaataaaaatattaaaaataaggACAAGGAAAATTTACACACTTGTGATGATAATGCTCCtaatattttgaaaacagaacataaaaataaaacaaaaaatgaaaaacatattaatattattgacagattatttaataaaaatataccCTTATCTAATAAGCtatatattgtaaaaaAGATGATAAAATTGTGTGATAAAAGAGGAAAGATGGAAATAAGTAAAACTGATATCATGCAAAATAAAAAGAGCACTATTAATCTTAATAATGatagtaatataaatattgataatattaatgataataataatgatagtaatataaatattgataatattaatgataatattaatgatagTAATAACTCGTTTGATAAAGAACAAAAACATGATAGTCATAATAACCTTGTAGAAGTTACAAATATGTCTGCTCAAAAAAACCATGAAAAGGTTGAGAGTCATAACAATGAGATAGATAACGAATGTCTTTATCAAGATAACTCGTACAATATAGATAAACGATCCATTAATATATacgaaaaaaaagatgtgatgaaaaaaagaaatgatAAGAAAAGATTAGATGTTGAAAAAATGGAATTAAGTACATCTAAATATATCGAAGGAGATCGTAATcatattatgaataatttaattaaaaagatGAAACGTAAATCATtagtattatatataatagatataacaaatattgaaaatacTATATTACcagaattatatataggatgtaaaaataaagatttAAATATCATATGGCTAGTAAACAAAGTAGATTGTTTACCTAAGTCAACAAATTTAgatatgataaaaatatggtTTCGTAATTTAGTTAGGCAAATAAAGAATTCTCATATAAAtgatttaatatttatatcagccttaaaattttataattatgatatgTTAGAAGAAAGaatgaaatattatgtaGACATAGATAAGGGAACtgacatatatatagtaGGTTGTGTTAATGTAGGGAAATCAACATTTGTTAATTCGttcttaaaatatattaattataaacatataggtgatatatataataaaagaaaaaaaggTGGTGTTACAACATCAAATATACCATATACTAcattaaattataatgtttttaaattgaaaaaaaatataaatataatagatACAATTGGTATACCTACTAAATATCAATATTCTTCTATcttatataaagatattgATTTAAATGGTATATgcataaataaaaaaatacaaccatttacatataaattgAAACAAGATTCATCTATCATATTAGGTTCTATgtgttatataaattttatatatggtactttttctttattaacattttatttatcaAATAAGGTAACAGTACATATGTGTAGAACTGAAAAAGTCGAATCATTTcttgaaaaaaaaaaatgctCCTTCTTATATCCTCCACATATCAACTCAGattttgatttattaaaacCTTTTGTTAAACAtactataaaaatatatggaaaAGATTTTGAAAGTGTAGATGATATAGTCATATCTGATTTAGGTTGGTTTTCTATAACAGGAAGTGGTACGAAAATTTTTGAAATTTATGTTCctaaaaatattaaaatatatagaagaCCTTCAATGATAACTGATGCAATTAAACATACACAGATTGATGtctttaaatttaaatCTTATAGAGGAAGAACAGCAAAAgttttgaaaaaaaaaaaaaaattaatacaACAGTTAGATAAATTATATCCTCACAGAAGAGAACATATCAAAAATGAAACACTACAAAAGGAGCAAGAgcaaataaaaaatttagCAAATTTTAATGATACTAGCACTTCCATAATATCAAAACAAGAAgatttacaaaatatacTTCATCAgttataa
- a CDS encoding hypothetical protein (conserved Plasmodium protein, unknown function) — protein sequence MKDVKLNKSNINVDENGNELNFKNKIKDNNENCELEEKEYNDISMNHLNDTSSECSSSSSMDDNKNNMINEKTKEKETKKSVHGINYNKKNTKEDNYHNNNKNFEYYPMNQEYNKKRGKIYNLFSKEHYVYEHYKKKDILLSLWWKNLIDLYSDIIITNLSNNISNIEIINMNHDNNNNIIKNTNFEYFNEGVLFFHNSKKTNNYKMSILRVVTTDEVNKKNEKQFFHSSALKNNIIDDSFKKYYSKKYKNIPIIKRYNCMYLPYYTTNTDILYCNKQNMNTSVMSRESTFMHDGNVIVANKSINGKIYLYNIKNTINRINKMEYIEAEGGIPTTIDDDNYINNDYYDDEEEEEEEDENIKLHFDNKKNDEQEECIEHYKNDDDEEDEVFGVEIEHNQKYNHEVNIINDENNNSNDCNKKIDENSKNECSDNKKKDRILTFRKKKKTEIDKEENKSIIWNNSNDINIDNNNNNNNNNINNNINNNIHNNNNNNNKYYYYDLCDDNVTNLKSRKKKKYKSTGNEKKNKIYDGQLLLELEGHKRTGKGLFFRENYLLSNGDDKNIFIYDINSKSVNSKKNKYGDEHTNVSKIKPYISIKTNELYSNVRWLYDSIIIGSTYSGYFSLFDIRMKNNNVSTVHNSYTDTLNNNRSDSIYNNYINYNMNKRISNINNNINNYENKINMYSIHKKITKYEISDIDKYNSQDNNLICLSSLNNIFIFDIRYINNNLPYKVLHDNSYNNYNLNDTYFEPYQTSLYTGEGISSNTNVNYFYDHSYNNFYNDDFFNSDTFIHSLFWCNIEGFNYIGSLNNKGIINIYDVNKSKQHCVFTYGCKYIKHFKYNPYKINNFLSVDKNNILHLFTLPDQIYKSDFDMYLNKYIKDE from the coding sequence ATGAAGGATGTAAAATTAAACAAGTCTAATATAAATGTAGATGAGAATGGTAACGAGctaaattttaaaaataaaataaaagataataatgaaaattGTGAATTAGAGgaaaaagaatataatgACATATCAATGAATCACTTGAATGATACATCTTCCGAGTGTTCATCATCGAGTAGTATggatgataataaaaataatatgatcaacgaaaaaacaaaagaaaaagaaacaaaaaaaagtgTACATGGAATTAATTACAATAAGAAGAACACGAAAGAAGATAATTATcataacaataataaaaattttgaGTATTATCCAATGAATcaagaatataataaaaaaagaggaaaaatatataaccTTTTTTCAAAAGAACATTATGTATATGAACATTATAAGAAGaaagatattttattaagTTTATGGTGGAAAAATTTAATAGACCTATACTCagatattataataacGAATTTGtctaataatataagtaatatagaaattataaatatgaatcatgataataataataatattataaaaaatacgAATTTCGAGTATTTCAATGAAGGggttttattttttcataattcAAAGAAGACcaataattataaaatgagCATATTACGTGTGGTTACAACAGATGaagtaaataaaaaaaatgagaaacaattttttcattcttctgcattaaaaaataatattatagatgattcttttaaaaaatattattccaagaaatataaaaatataccaattattaaaagatataattGTATGTATTTACCATATTATACAACCAATACagatattttatattgtaataaacaaaatatgaACACTAGTGTAATGTCACGTGAGTCAACGTTTATGCATGATGGAAATGTAATTGTAGCTAATAAGTCAATAAAcggaaaaatatatctttataatattaaaaatacaatTAATAGGATTAATAAAATGGAATATATAGAGGCTGAGGGGGGTATACCAACTACCATAgatgatgataattatatcaataatgattattatgatgatgaagagGAAGAGGAAGAGGAggatgaaaatattaaattacattttgataataaaaagaacGACGAACAAGAGGAATGTATAGaacattataaaaatgatgatgatgaagaagatgaaGTGTTTGGAGTTGAAATAGAACATAATCAAAAGTATAATCATGaagtaaatataataaatgatgaaaataataattcaaatgATTGTAATAAAAAGATCGATGAGAATTCAAAAAATGAATGTTctgataataaaaaaaaggataGAATCCTTACATTTaggaagaaaaaaaaaactgAAATTGATAAGGAAGAAAATAAGAGTATAATATGGAATAACTCAAATGATATcaatatagataataataataataacaataataacaacatcaataataacatcaataataacatccataataacaataataataataataaatattattattatgacctttgtgatgataatgttaccaatttaaaaagtagaaaaaaaaagaaatataaatctacaggtaatgaaaaaaagaataaaatatatgatgggcaattattattagaatTAGAAGGTCATAAAAGAACTGGGAAAGGATTATTTTTTAGagaaaattatttattaagTAATGGTGATGATAAgaatatattcatatatgatataaatagtAAGAGTGtaaattcaaaaaaaaataaatatggTGATGAACATACAAATGtatcaaaaataaaaccatatatatcaataaaGACGAATGAATTATATAGTAATGTAAGATGGTTATATGATTCTATAATAATCGGATCAACATATAGTGgatatttttctttatttgatataaggatgaagaataataatgtaaGTACAGTTCATAATTCATATACAGAtacattaaataataatagaagtgatagtatatataataattatattaattataatatgaacaaaagaatatcaaatattaataataatataaataattatgaaaataaaataaatatgtattctatacataaaaaaataacaaaatatgaaatatcagatatagataaatataatagtcaagataataatttaatttgtttaagctcattaaataatatatttatttttgatataagatatataaataataatttacCATATAAAGTATTACATgataattcatataataattataatttaaatgataCTTATTTTGAACCATATCAAACATCTCTCTATACTGGTGAAGGGATTAGTAGTAATACAAATGtcaattatttttatgatcattcatataataatttttataatgatgatttttttaattcagATACTTTTATTCATTCATTGTTTTGGTGTAATATTGAAGGATTTAATTATATAGGAtctttaaataataaaggTATTATCAACATATATGATGTTAATAAAAGTAAACAACATTGTGTATTTACATATGgatgtaaatatattaaacattttaaatataatccatataaaattaataatttcttatcagttgataagaataatattttgCATCTTTTTACATTACCTGAccaaatatataaaagtgATTTTGACATGTACctaaataaatatataaaggatgaataa
- a CDS encoding putative OPA3-like protein, with the protein MIPLFKIGIVLIRQVSKPISGYIKKKAIENKNFKSICIYCGKKYYFFEQYIQKKFYNSNTTNINYSSYISENKSVNVGSEILGETIIFLIAALIIIAEYKRNSLKEAKKEYILNHKLETLKLQVLELQKENDEIMKIVMPTKKNIRDNRSYDIENKNFFKDIYNKYVSKQNTLSQNDKEQNGKNNIKQN; encoded by the coding sequence ATGATTCCACTTTTTAAAATTGGGATTGTTTTAATAAGACAGGTAAGTAAACCTATATCAggttatataaaaaagaaagctatagaaaataaaaattttaagagtatatgtatatattgtggtaagaaatattatttttttgaacagtatatacaaaaaaaattttataattcaaATACAACCAATATTAATTATAGTTCTTACATAAGTGAGAATAAATCAGTTAATGTAGGTAGTGAAATTCTAGGAGAAactattatatttttaattgcagctttaataattatagcagaatataaaagaaatagTTTAAAAGAAGCAAAAAAAGAATACATATTAAATCATAAATTAGAAACATTAAAATTACAAGTTTTGGAATtacaaaaagaaaatgatgaaaTTATGAAAATCGTTATGCccacaaaaaaaaatattcgCGATAATAGAAGTTAtgatatagaaaataaaaacttctttaaagatatatataacaaatatgTTAGCAAACAAAATACTCTTTCTcaaaatgataaagaacaaaatggtaaaaataatataaaacaaaattgA
- a CDS encoding hypothetical protein (conserved Plasmodium protein, unknown function), protein MKNILRNRKEKEDDHVSSNTTNDVKKGSFINYICKSLKNVLKEKIQSKYKYSLLIGLFITFLIFCGFFRYMTELYHTHFYNFKYIDVSNTEKLKEIFFSNNPYLVYCKNDKNTSIHPVINSSRSNLPDILNIAVINCKMPLPSKQNIYQRFSLEDNTPAFVICYGKKPKPINAALLNNKKKFITYVREALVFNVPFFSKFPQFQTKCLNKNKKCVLFINNLELTTKNIQYNYINDLFVTNKYFNISPLIIDNKRFIMKLNNELNKTYLKKNDVHVLCLFNDTIKNVDTFYGFFYNDNFDDFKKLSEFVSTCINANSQTTQAVKLQEPPQIKYRPVKQTKQ, encoded by the coding sequence atgaaaaacaTATTGAGGAatagaaaagaaaaagaagatgATCATGTTTCTAGTAATACAACGAACGACGTAAAAAAGGGTagttttataaattatatatgtaaaagTCTTAAGAATgttttaaaagaaaaaatacagagtaaatataaatattctttattaataggattatttattacatttttaatattttgtgggttttttagatatatgacagaattatatcatactcatttttataatttcaaatatattgatGTATCTAATAcagaaaaattaaaagaaatattttttagtAATAATCCATATTTAGTCTATTgtaaaaatgataaaaatacaaGTATACATCCAGTAATTAATTCTAGTCGTTCGAACTTACCtgatattttaaatattgCTGTAATTAATTGTAAAATGCCATTACCAAgtaaacaaaatatatatcaaagATTTAGTTTAGAAGATAATACACCTGCCTTTGTAATTTGTTATGGAAAGAAACCTAAACCAATAAATGCTGCcttattaaataataaaaagaaattcATAACATATGTACGTGAAGCTTTAGTATTCAATGTTCCTTTTTTTAGTAAGTTCCCACAATTTCAAACCAAATGtctaaataaaaataaaaaatgtgtactctttattaataatttagaATTAACTactaaaaatatacaatataattatataaatgatttatttgttacaaataaatatttcaatatTAGCCCTTTAAttattgataataaaagatTCATCatgaaattaaataatgaattaaataaaacttatttaaaaaaaaatgatgtaCATGTTTTATGTCTTTTTAATGATACAATTAAAAATGTTGATACTTTCTATGGATTCTTTTATAATGATAACTTTGACGatttcaaaaaattatcCGAATTTGTTTCTACATGTATAAATGCAAATAGCCAAACAACACAAGCTGTCAAATTGCAAGAGCCTCCACAAATTAAATATAGACCAGTCAAGCAAACCaaacaataa
- a CDS encoding hypothetical protein (conserved Plasmodium protein, unknown function), protein MIKKKEIFKDVKYVVRFERFFYSNNYKEIENKLKYNNHLLRLIKNVKNINEHNSSHKEHNDIYNLDVAICYLYKNINITYKNELKKNRYNNYLIDNNNNNNNNKIDSYDPYMKNDKYKVIVNNINNSNSIYKMYLYIMNNINIFTTNHVLLILYSFLIYKIKWEHIKKINEHVLNNIYNFKTYELILIQIFFTYFEIKYNEKGKRNDGIYKLPKENIISSYAMDHKTENNIMNNNNNNVITYMSRELIKYCNFIYYKRRENIQLNDILHLCCIYYNYNVYNKELYDYFIDFLNTKLYMLNINKIMENIKKYSNKVIHNYIHIYNSPGCNHHKIDDYSKQQFDKLSKIIEAYYYLSSIQIKGRHNIDFYKFSDFINKNKDIITHLNINEVFLLLKLSQNINCVNIKLYILDILYNKLSQQYLVNDFFLEYKKRKEHVEDKNFKKCINIFNLLYKYIPIYNNNCDNNNNNNINDIYVENKEKSFISSNNTYNVDKNISQTINETKKIKKMNFFDDINKYIIIDKIFDNQKYLYILLSSLNNIKINNSSTLHCLFFFLNSLSKCNNIDLILSYINFISRHINNIYILTYVEYIYYVMTTKFFNNITSEKIEILMLNIFQFLKTKNGMKITPNEKEEEIKNDNTIKFIINEKINDASSIMKEENNLYILKDFFFEKNEEFFLLLYYNNQDMYEHIRDNLLNIRMDKINNLNEFLFHYIYKNMIKYTLLYLKNFIFYINNITILDNILHIFLNIYNYYNVHNNNNSIIHFELLYKPSILFFQKIILLNFLSIYNNKQHKYNTYHNNLVHNILNIITLESSINNDILIFNYMMNMYFIKTSLSSESYNENILEYITNIIQPYLKDKIYLKYNNGYIMDSNIKNNINTELYKSVHINNMIICQMIQNQFNTYVINLLLLIYDNKNFNKIFEFIRHYLYTYATKAK, encoded by the coding sequence ATGattaagaaaaaagaaatatttaaagaTGTAAAATATGTTGTAAGATTTGAAAGATTTTTTTATAGTAATAACTATAAAGAgattgaaaataaattaaaatataataatcacCTTCTAAgattaattaaaaatgtaaaaaatattaatgaacATAATTCATCACATAAAGAACACAATGATATTTACAATTTGGATGTGGCAATATGttatttgtataaaaatataaatataacatataaaaatgaattaaaaaaaaatagatataataattatctaattgataataataataataataataataataaaatagatTCATATGATCcatatatgaaaaatgaTAAGTATAAAGTTATagtaaataatataaataatagtaattcaatatataaaatgtacttatatattatgaacaatataaatatttttacaacTAACCACgtactattaatattatatagttttcttatatataaaataaaatgggaacatattaaaaaaataaatgaacatgttttaaacaatatatataattttaaaacttacgaattaatattaatacaaatattttttaccTATTTtgaaattaaatataatgaaaaaggGAAAAGAAATGAtggtatatataaattaccaaaagaaaatattatatcatcatatgCAATGGACCATAAAACAgagaataatattatgaataacaacaataataatgtaataacatatatgtCAAGGGAGCTTATTAAATATtgtaattttatatattataaaaggagagaaaatatacaattaaatgatatacTACATTTAtgttgtatatattataattataatgtatataataaagagttgtatgattattttattgATTTTTTAAACACTAAATTGTATATgttaaatattaataaaattatggaaaatataaaaaagtataGTAACAAAGttattcataattatatacatatatataactcACCTGGGTGTAATCATCATAAAATAGATGATTATTCTAAGCAACAGTTTGATAAACTGTCTAAAATTATTGAAGCATACTACTATCTGTCAAGTATACAAATAAAAGGAAGACATAACATagatttttataaattttcagattttataaataaaaataaagatattattacacatttaaatattaatgaagtatttttattattaaaattatctcaaaatattaattgtgtaaatataaaattatatattttagatatactatataataaattatcaCAACAGTATTTAGTTAACGATTTCTTTTTAGAgtacaaaaaaagaaaggaACATGTAGAGgataaaaattttaagaaatgtataaatatatttaatttgttatataagtatatacccatatataataacaattgtgataataataataataataatataaatgatatatatgttgaaaataaagaaaagaGTTTTATATCTTCAAATAATACTTATAATGTTGATAAGAATATTTCTCAAACGATTAATgagacaaaaaaaataaaaaaaatgaacttttttgatgatataaataaatatattataatagacaaaatttttgataaccaaaaatatctttatattcttctttcatctttaaacaatataaaaattaataatagtTCTACGTTACATTgtttattcttttttttaaattcattAAGCAAATGTAACAATATAGATCTTATTTTgtcatatataaattttataagtagacatataaataatatatatatattaacatatgtagaatatatttattatgttatgaccacaaaattttttaataatattacttcagaaaaaattgaaatattaatgttaaatatttttcaatttttaaaaacaaaaaatgGTATGAAGATTACAccaaatgaaaaagaagaagaaataaaaaatgataatacaattaaatttataataaatgaaaaaataaatgatgCAAGTTCAATTAtgaaagaagaaaataatttatatatactcaaagattttttttttgaaaaaaatgaggaattttttttattgctatattataataatcaagATATGTATGAACATATACGagataatttattaaatataagaatggacaaaataaataatttaaatgaatttttatttcattatatttataaaaatatgataaaatatacattattatatttaaaaaattttatattttatattaataatataactATACTTGATAATATACTacacatatttttaaatatatataattattataatgtacataataacaataatagtattattcattttgaattattatataaaccatcaatattattttttcagaaaattattcttctaaattttttaagtatatataataataaacaacataaatataatacatatcataataatctagtacataatattttaaatataataaccCTTGAAAGTAGcataaataatgatatattaatctttaattatatgatgaatatgtattttataaaaactTCCTTGTCTTCAGAATcatataatgaaaatattttagaatatataacaaatatcATACAACCTTATCTTAAGgataaaatttatttaaaatataacaatggatatataatggattcaaatataaaaaataatataaatacagaattatataaaagtgtccatataaataatatgatcATATGTCAAATGATACAAAATCAATTTAATACATATgtaattaatttattacTACTAATTTATGATAACAAAAATTTtaacaaaatatttgaaTTCATAAGACACTACTTATATACCTATGCCACTAAGgcaaaataa